In Etheostoma cragini isolate CJK2018 unplaced genomic scaffold, CSU_Ecrag_1.0 ScbMSFa_1283, whole genome shotgun sequence, the genomic window taaccaatcaggtctgtcatagagagagactaaccaatcaggtctgtcatagagagagactaaccaatcaggtctgtcgtACCTGTAGAAATACGAGCAGCCTCTCACGCTGTTGTGGCAGAAGTGTTCCTGGGTCTTCTCCGAGCCGTAGTCTTCTCCCGGGTCCGACCACAGCAGGTCGCACATCGGCCCGAACGCAGGGGGCTCTTTAAACCGGTCCAGCTGCACACAAACGCagtttcaaccaatcacagacatGAAGCAGatacaacataataataatagtaataataataataataatagtttactttattaatcccggggaaaggggaaattacaatttacactctgttgttattacctattacacacatgcttagGTCCTTTACATGATCTAatggagaaggggggggggggNNNNNNNNNNCCGAGCAGCTGGGggtaccagtccaccaccatacttttggtccttatggggacttgaaccagcaaccctctgcaCCCCATACTGACTGAGCTAGACACGGTGGTATCGGATCAGTTCTCGTATCGTATCTTATTAGCTGGTACTAAGTTCACATATAAATATCGGAGAGCAAAACTAGTATCAGATCATCTCTACCACCAACCTAAAGAAATGGGGAAAATATTTTGTATCCACCGATTATGGAGGTCATCCAACCGCACTCCATAACATCTGAACGGggactttaaaaacacattattggcAGTAATGTCCGATGTTTGCGTTACCTTCCGTATGTCGTCCAGGCAGGTGACCTCGGGGCTCAGGCCTCCGTGCACGCAGAGGAACTGCTGGTTGAGGAGAGCAGCCAGAGGCAGGCAGTCAAACGCGTCCATGCAGGCGTCATACACACGCTCAGAGTACTTAATCTTACctgcagacacagaaacacacacctttACCCTGAAGGGAACGGACAGGGAGAAGAATCAGTTTGCATAACCCTGTTCAAAAGATGTTAATCGACTTCACCAGCAAACAGGAAATAACCACTGTGATCACTcagaaggaataactgcacatgggggggggggggggcactggtATTGACATTTTGAACCTGTTAAAaggccaaaaacacatttaacccttctgttgtcctcaggtcaaatttgacccattttcaaaaaggtcaaaaatgtGGGTTATTATCAACCAAAATGTCCCAAAGACTAATGTGGATGGTTCCTTACGAGGctttttaaaaaaggtaaaataattagtttacTACTTTCTTTGAATTCGGGTGTTTAATAACATTCATTCATtgaagaacgttgaaaaaaattgacaaatgacCAAAAAAGCTTAAACAGAGAAGTCTCAGTTTGCATAATCCTGTTCAAAACTATCGTGACTACTCATTCATCGGCCAGGCGACTAGCTCACCCGCGATTAGCTCACCCGCGACTAGCTCACCCGCTAACTCGTTAGCTTACCTGCTAACTCGTTAGCTT contains:
- the LOC117939849 gene encoding serine/threonine-protein phosphatase 2B catalytic subunit alpha isoform-like, which produces MDAFDCLPLAALLNQQFLCVHGGLSPEVTCLDDIRKLDRFKEPPAFGPMCDLLWSDPGEDYGSEKTQEHFCHNSVRGCSYFYRYDRPD